GGTTTTCAGGTTTTTTGTGCTTATGATGGACTTGAAGCGGTTCATTTAGTTGAACAAGAAAAGCCTGACTTAATTTTATTAGATATTATGCTTCCTCATAAAGATGGTATGGATGTTTGCCGAGAGGTACGGGCGAAATATGATATGCCGATTATTATGCTCACGGCCAAAGACTCGGAGATTGATAAGGTCCTTGGGCTAGAGCTTGGTGCAGATGACTATGTGACGAAGCCTTTTAGTACGCGTGAACTGATTGCAAGAGTGAAGGCGAATTTACGTAGGCACCAAAGTCTTACTGAACAGCCAGAGAGTCGAGAGATAGCTGTTGGTGAGCTTGCGATTCTCCCTGATGCATACCTTGTTAAAAAGAGAAATGAAACGATTGAGTTAACTCATCGTGAATTCGAGCTTATTCATTATTTAGCGAAGCATTTAGGACAAGTGATGACAAGGGAGCATTTGCTACAGGCTGTTTGGGGCTATGATTATTTTGGTGATGTTCGCACGGTTGATGTTACGGTTCGTCGTTTGCGTGAGAAAGTAGAAGATAACCCGAGTGAGCCGGCTTGGATTATTACACGCAGAGGAGTTGGCTACTATTTAAATAGTGAACAGGGGCAATAGCAATGGAACAAAAAGTCGGTTTCTTTAAATCGATTCAATTTAAATTGATTATTATTTATGTGCTCCTCATATTAATTGCGATGCAAATAATTGGAGTTTATTTTGCGAGGCAGTTAGAAGGTCAGCTCGTTTCGAACTTTTTTGATACGCTTGATGAACGTGCGAACCTACTTGCATATAATGTCGAGCAAGAAATGATAAAGCCAAGAGAGGGTGAAAACTCATTAGAGCGCGATATCAACCGCCTCTTGCGCGAATTTTTCTCGATTGAAAATTCCGAAGTGCAAGTGATCGACAGTAACAAAGTTGTGATAAGCACCTCAAATTTTAATAACCGCCATATCGTCGGTCAACAGACGACAGAGGTCCGTGTCAAACGAGCGCTCGTTGGGACAAAGGACGAGATTATACTAAGAGATCCGCAAACAGGCCATCGGATGAGAGTGATGGCTGTCCCGATTAAGTCAAACAATGAAACAATCGGTGCCATTTATATTGAAGCTTCAATGGAGGATATTTATAACCAAGTTCAGCAAATCAATAACATTTTAGCTTCAGGGACGATTATTGCCCTGGCAATATCAGCCGTTCTAGTGGTTTTGATTGCGAGAACGATTACTAGGCCAATTATGGCGATGCAAAAATTGACGAGGAGAATGGCTAAAGGTGACTTCTCTAGTAAGGCGGAGGTATATAGTAGTGATGAAATTGGCCAGTTAGCGATGTCTTTTAATGATCTATCATTGAAGTTAAGAGAGGCAAATGCAACAACAGAAGGTGAACGAAAAAAGCTTATGTCTGTGTTAACTCATATGACTGATGGGGTCATTGCAACGGATGATGATGGCCACATTATTTTGATGAATAAGCGTGCGGAAGAACTGTTAGCGATAAAAAGTGAGGATGCCCATAAGTTGAGCTTACCTGAATTGCTTCGTCTGCCTGAATCCTTTACGTTAAAAGATTTGTATGATCATCCTGAAACTGTCCTACTTGATTTTAGTGATGATGATTGCGCGTATCTACTAGAGGCTAATTTTTCAATCATTCAAAAGGAAAGTGGACCGATCAACGGGTTAATTACCGTTCTTCATGATGTTACGGAACAAGAAAAAATCGAACAAGACCGCAGGGAATTTGTTGCTAATGTTTCGCAT
The window above is part of the Desertibacillus haloalkaliphilus genome. Proteins encoded here:
- the yycF gene encoding response regulator YycF translates to MDKRILVVDDEQPIADILKFSLEKEGFQVFCAYDGLEAVHLVEQEKPDLILLDIMLPHKDGMDVCREVRAKYDMPIIMLTAKDSEIDKVLGLELGADDYVTKPFSTRELIARVKANLRRHQSLTEQPESREIAVGELAILPDAYLVKKRNETIELTHREFELIHYLAKHLGQVMTREHLLQAVWGYDYFGDVRTVDVTVRRLREKVEDNPSEPAWIITRRGVGYYLNSEQGQ
- the walK gene encoding cell wall metabolism sensor histidine kinase WalK, with translation MEQKVGFFKSIQFKLIIIYVLLILIAMQIIGVYFARQLEGQLVSNFFDTLDERANLLAYNVEQEMIKPREGENSLERDINRLLREFFSIENSEVQVIDSNKVVISTSNFNNRHIVGQQTTEVRVKRALVGTKDEIILRDPQTGHRMRVMAVPIKSNNETIGAIYIEASMEDIYNQVQQINNILASGTIIALAISAVLVVLIARTITRPIMAMQKLTRRMAKGDFSSKAEVYSSDEIGQLAMSFNDLSLKLREANATTEGERKKLMSVLTHMTDGVIATDDDGHIILMNKRAEELLAIKSEDAHKLSLPELLRLPESFTLKDLYDHPETVLLDFSDDDCAYLLEANFSIIQKESGPINGLITVLHDVTEQEKIEQDRREFVANVSHELRTPLTTMKSYLEALEDGAIKDPEIAPRFLDVTQNETERMIRLVNDLLQLSKIDTRDYQLNKELVDLRAFLEMIIDRFEMMSKDRKITFVRKLPAYPTELDIDRDKLTQVLDNIISNAIKYSPKGGKVTIELLHQGHNVRIGISDEGVGIPKESQGKIFERFYRVDKARARSIGGTGLGLAIARELVHAHGGEIWASSEVDAGTTIFFTLPYSPIQGGLSE